A DNA window from Rhizobium jaguaris contains the following coding sequences:
- a CDS encoding adenosylcobinamide-GDP ribazoletransferase, with amino-acid sequence MNISEYTSDIARAVAFLSRIPVPSSFFEGYDGRLARVSRTFPLAGLLIALPAAIVFALLLAFQADPLMASLLALAVQTMTTGALHEDGLSDTADGVGGGKDRDRALTIMKDSRIGTYGAIALILSFGLRAAALAAIASYLAPFAAALALLAAAVLSRGAMVWHWYVLPAAKPDGVAASAGKPDYGAMQMALITALVLSAFLLWPSLRLPGFILCLFVTAAAAFLFTRRIRQRLSGHTGDTVGATQQICEIAVLCTLAMCV; translated from the coding sequence ATGAATATTTCGGAATACACAAGCGATATCGCGCGCGCCGTCGCCTTCTTGAGCCGTATTCCAGTGCCGTCTTCTTTCTTCGAAGGCTATGACGGCAGGCTCGCCCGTGTCTCCCGTACCTTCCCCCTCGCCGGCTTGCTGATCGCCTTGCCCGCCGCGATCGTCTTCGCCCTGCTGCTTGCCTTCCAGGCCGACCCGCTGATGGCGTCGCTGCTGGCGCTGGCCGTCCAGACGATGACGACCGGCGCATTACACGAGGACGGTCTCAGCGACACCGCCGACGGCGTTGGCGGTGGCAAGGATCGCGATAGGGCGCTCACGATCATGAAGGATAGCCGCATCGGCACCTACGGCGCGATCGCGTTGATCCTCTCTTTCGGGCTGCGCGCCGCAGCGCTTGCCGCCATCGCCAGCTACCTTGCACCCTTCGCCGCAGCCCTTGCTTTGCTGGCTGCGGCCGTTCTCAGCCGCGGCGCCATGGTCTGGCATTGGTATGTTCTGCCTGCCGCCAAGCCGGACGGAGTTGCCGCCTCGGCCGGCAAGCCGGATTACGGCGCAATGCAAATGGCGCTCATTACCGCGCTGGTGCTTTCAGCTTTTCTGCTCTGGCCGAGCCTCAGGCTTCCTGGCTTTATCCTGTGCCTTTTTGTCACGGCGGCTGCGGCTTTTCTTTTTACCCGGCGAATACGCCAAAGGCTTTCCGGTCACACCGGTGACACCGTCGGTGCAACACAGCAGATTTGCGAGATCGCCGTCCTCTGTACCCTTGCCATGTGCGTTTGA
- a CDS encoding DUF1289 domain-containing protein yields the protein MLTPCILVCSIDTNTGYCFGCGRTREEIGAWMTYSDDERREIMDVLPERLATVERKPRRETRRQRLARERSTI from the coding sequence ATGCTAACACCCTGCATCCTCGTTTGCTCCATCGACACCAACACCGGCTATTGCTTCGGCTGTGGGCGCACGCGCGAAGAAATCGGCGCATGGATGACCTACAGCGACGACGAGCGGCGGGAAATCATGGATGTTTTGCCGGAGCGCCTCGCCACCGTCGAACGCAAGCCGCGCCGCGAGACCCGTCGTCAGCGGCTGGCGCGGGAGCGCAGCACCATATGA
- a CDS encoding TIGR02281 family clan AA aspartic protease — MNRLNIALAVIGIGLALLVFNNSSGTTLGMDNNAFAGVVYLVPLALVIGAGVWASRHTASKSLRNLLIWLVIIMAVATAYIYRRDAQQVGDRLFAGLVPGHAVVVTTSEGGQEVILHKLMNGHFEAQVMINGQPIDMLVDTGASTVALSQRDAARVGIIPENLTYSMTVVTANGRARAAPVELGSVAIGPIQRHDVKATVAEDGKLDQSLLGMSFLETLGSMQMQTDELRLRD; from the coding sequence ATGAACCGCCTGAACATCGCGCTTGCTGTCATTGGTATCGGCCTCGCGCTCCTCGTGTTCAACAATAGCAGCGGTACGACCTTGGGCATGGACAATAACGCCTTCGCCGGCGTCGTCTATCTGGTACCGCTTGCCCTGGTCATCGGCGCTGGCGTCTGGGCCAGCCGCCATACGGCTAGCAAGTCCCTGCGCAATCTGCTGATCTGGCTGGTCATCATCATGGCTGTGGCGACGGCTTATATTTACCGTCGCGATGCCCAGCAGGTCGGCGACCGGCTGTTTGCAGGCCTTGTGCCTGGCCACGCCGTCGTCGTCACGACCAGCGAAGGAGGCCAGGAAGTAATCCTGCACAAGTTGATGAACGGCCATTTCGAGGCGCAGGTGATGATCAACGGCCAGCCGATCGACATGCTCGTCGATACTGGCGCCAGCACGGTTGCCTTGTCGCAGAGAGATGCCGCGCGCGTCGGTATCATCCCGGAAAACCTCACTTATTCCATGACGGTCGTCACTGCCAACGGCAGGGCCAGGGCTGCACCCGTTGAACTTGGGTCCGTCGCCATAGGCCCAATTCAGCGCCACGATGTCAAAGCGACCGTCGCAGAAGACGGCAAGCTCGACCAAAGCCTGCTCGGCATGAGCTTCCTCGAAACATTGGGGTCGATGCAGATGCAGACGGATGAGCTGCGGTTGAGGGATTGA
- a CDS encoding DMT family transporter: protein MSPTKTHTTTELMLLLMLATFWGASYTFIRIGVATIPPITLITARTLIAGSILFAVVRWRGLALPRDPAIWRRFLIQACLNSVIPFTLIAWAERTVDAGLATILNSTTPIFTFLLAAILFRNELVTARKLFGIAMGLTGICFIIGFDALNGFGQQLPAQLAVVAASICYAGAALFGRNFKHLDPMMPAVGSLLCGAVMLIPVSLLVDRPWTLTPAFPSIIALLALAVLSTALAFSIYFRLIQTLGPIGTTAQGYLRVPIGVTIGVVFLGEPVTPTAGIGLVCVIVGVMAMTMTSRKKAVRG from the coding sequence ATGTCACCGACCAAAACCCATACGACGACGGAGCTTATGCTCCTGCTCATGCTCGCGACCTTCTGGGGCGCCTCCTATACTTTCATCAGGATCGGCGTGGCGACCATCCCGCCGATCACCCTGATCACTGCACGCACGCTTATCGCCGGCAGCATATTGTTTGCGGTCGTCCGCTGGCGCGGGCTGGCACTGCCGCGCGACCCGGCAATATGGCGTCGTTTTCTCATTCAGGCCTGCCTCAACAGCGTTATTCCTTTTACTCTCATTGCCTGGGCGGAACGCACCGTGGATGCCGGTCTGGCGACCATTTTGAATTCGACCACGCCGATTTTCACCTTCCTGCTGGCTGCGATCTTGTTTCGCAACGAACTCGTCACTGCACGCAAGCTGTTCGGCATTGCGATGGGACTGACGGGCATCTGCTTCATTATCGGCTTCGACGCCTTGAACGGTTTCGGCCAGCAATTGCCGGCGCAGCTTGCGGTCGTGGCGGCATCGATCTGCTATGCCGGCGCTGCCTTGTTCGGCCGCAATTTCAAACACCTAGATCCGATGATGCCTGCAGTCGGTTCTCTTCTCTGCGGCGCCGTCATGCTCATCCCGGTCAGCCTCCTTGTCGATCGGCCTTGGACACTCACGCCCGCCTTCCCGTCGATCATCGCTCTCCTGGCCCTTGCGGTCCTATCGACCGCACTTGCTTTCTCGATCTATTTCCGGCTGATTCAGACCCTTGGACCGATCGGCACTACCGCGCAGGGCTATCTGCGCGTCCCGATCGGCGTCACCATTGGTGTCGTCTTCCTCGGCGAGCCTGTAACTCCCACAGCCGGCATCGGTCTCGTCTGCGTCATCGTCGGGGTGATGGCCATGACGATGACATCGCGAAAGAAGGCCGTGAGAGGATAG
- a CDS encoding GNAT family N-acetyltransferase, whose protein sequence is MAERADIRTRPATVADATAIAELHVAVWRDTYRELAPIEAFRALDAARRQARWTAALAEPGHHQLVLVAEQGDRLVGIGAVGAPSQAAFEGRGEIRSLYVDPAIKRQGLGRRLMAKLAEHLAGLHYPGAALGVVVGNDPAIAFYQSLGGRMIGRYTDPGPIWRSDNIIIAWDDLSLLM, encoded by the coding sequence ATGGCGGAACGGGCGGACATTCGGACACGACCGGCCACCGTCGCTGATGCAACGGCAATTGCCGAGCTGCATGTCGCAGTTTGGCGTGACACTTATCGCGAGCTTGCGCCGATAGAAGCGTTTCGCGCTCTCGATGCGGCCCGTCGACAGGCGAGATGGACAGCCGCATTGGCCGAGCCCGGCCATCACCAGTTGGTGCTTGTTGCCGAACAGGGCGATCGGTTGGTTGGCATTGGCGCGGTCGGCGCGCCGTCTCAGGCCGCCTTTGAAGGGCGAGGGGAGATCCGGTCACTCTACGTCGATCCTGCCATAAAGCGCCAAGGGCTCGGCCGTCGTCTGATGGCGAAACTGGCGGAGCATCTTGCCGGCCTGCACTATCCCGGCGCCGCGCTGGGCGTCGTCGTCGGCAATGATCCTGCGATCGCATTCTATCAGTCGCTGGGCGGACGGATGATTGGGCGCTATACCGATCCCGGGCCAATCTGGCGATCGGACAACATTATCATCGCGTGGGATGATTTGTCGTTACTGATGTAG
- a CDS encoding ABC transporter permease, with protein MNFEAIKSIYAFEMARTRRTLLQSVVSPVISTSLYFIVFGAAIGSRIQLVEGVSYGAFITPGLIMLTLLGQCISNGSFGIYFPKFTGTIYEVLSAPVAMVEIILGYVGAAATKGMLIGLIILLTANFFVHITIQHPFMMILFFVLTAVTFSLFGFMIGIWAGNFEQLNLIPMLVVPPLTFLGGSFYSINMLPPFWQAVSHLNPVLYLVSGFRWSFFGIADVNPVLSLGMITFFLVICLATLGWIFKTGYRLRS; from the coding sequence GTGAACTTCGAGGCGATCAAATCCATCTATGCCTTCGAGATGGCGCGCACGCGCCGTACGCTGCTGCAAAGCGTCGTCTCGCCGGTCATTTCCACCTCGCTCTACTTCATCGTCTTCGGTGCTGCGATCGGCTCGCGAATACAGTTGGTGGAAGGTGTCTCTTACGGCGCTTTCATCACGCCGGGCCTGATCATGCTGACGCTGCTTGGCCAGTGCATCAGCAACGGTTCCTTCGGCATCTATTTTCCGAAGTTCACCGGCACGATCTATGAGGTTCTTTCCGCACCGGTCGCCATGGTGGAAATCATCCTCGGCTATGTCGGCGCCGCGGCGACCAAAGGCATGCTGATCGGGCTGATCATCCTGCTGACGGCGAACTTTTTCGTGCATATCACCATCCAACATCCCTTCATGATGATACTGTTTTTCGTACTGACGGCGGTGACCTTCAGCCTGTTCGGCTTCATGATCGGCATCTGGGCCGGGAATTTCGAGCAGCTCAACCTCATTCCCATGCTGGTCGTGCCGCCGCTCACCTTCCTCGGCGGCAGCTTCTATTCCATCAACATGCTGCCGCCCTTCTGGCAGGCTGTCAGTCACCTGAACCCGGTCCTCTATCTTGTCAGTGGTTTCCGCTGGAGCTTCTTTGGCATCGCCGACGTCAATCCGGTGCTGAGCCTTGGCATGATCACGTTTTTCCTCGTCATCTGCCTCGCGACTTTGGGGTGGATTTTCAAGACGGGCTATCGGTTGCGGAGCTAA
- a CDS encoding ABC transporter ATP-binding protein — MAPIISIRNLTKTYSNGFQALKGIDLDVEKGEILALLGPNGAGKTTMISIVCGITNPSTGTVTVGGHDVVREFRATRTMIGLVPQELTTDQFETVWNTVSFSRGLHGKKPNPAHIERVLRDLSLWDKRDNMLRQLSGGMKRRVLIAKALSHEPEILFLDEPTAGVDVTLRKDMWHVVERLRASGVTIILTTHYIEEAEEIADRVGVINDGKLLLVEEKKTLMAKLGRKQLILDLMEPLDAVPHCLDGNGLSLGPNGMTLVYDYDAEHEQSSIAALLSRLAAEGIHFKDLSTRQSSLEDIFVSLVGEDK; from the coding sequence ATGGCCCCGATCATTTCCATCCGTAACCTCACCAAAACCTATTCCAACGGGTTTCAGGCCCTGAAGGGCATTGATCTCGATGTCGAGAAGGGCGAGATTCTGGCATTGCTCGGGCCGAACGGCGCCGGCAAGACGACGATGATCTCCATCGTTTGCGGGATCACGAATCCGAGTACCGGCACAGTGACCGTTGGCGGCCATGATGTGGTCAGGGAGTTTCGCGCAACGCGCACGATGATCGGCCTGGTGCCGCAGGAGCTGACGACCGACCAATTCGAGACGGTGTGGAACACGGTGAGTTTTTCACGTGGTTTGCATGGTAAAAAGCCGAATCCGGCGCACATCGAGCGTGTGCTGCGCGACCTGTCGCTCTGGGACAAGAGAGACAATATGCTGCGCCAGCTCTCTGGAGGCATGAAACGGCGCGTCCTCATCGCAAAAGCCCTGTCGCACGAGCCGGAAATCCTCTTTCTGGATGAGCCCACGGCGGGCGTCGACGTGACGCTGCGCAAAGATATGTGGCATGTGGTCGAACGTCTGCGGGCTTCCGGCGTTACCATCATCCTGACGACGCATTACATCGAGGAAGCCGAAGAGATCGCCGACCGCGTCGGCGTCATCAATGACGGCAAGCTGCTGCTCGTGGAAGAGAAAAAGACGCTGATGGCCAAGCTCGGCCGCAAACAGCTGATCCTCGACCTGATGGAGCCGCTGGACGCCGTTCCGCATTGTCTGGACGGCAACGGCTTGTCGCTGGGGCCGAATGGCATGACGTTGGTTTACGATTACGACGCCGAGCACGAGCAATCGAGCATTGCGGCGCTGCTGTCGCGCCTGGCGGCCGAAGGCATTCATTTCAAGGACCTGTCGACGAGGCAAAGCTCGCTCGAAGACATCTTCGTATCGCTGGTGGGAGAAGACAAGTGA